From the bacterium genome, one window contains:
- a CDS encoding amino acid permease, producing the protein MGASTEGRLSRRPGLRRRVSFPLLVLYGMGTTVGAGVYALIGEVAGLAGRWAPAAFGLASLVACATALAFAELSSRHPKAAGEAEYVRQAFAWPALARVVGLAVILAGIVSAAAVTNGFAGYLGALIPTPPLLAITFLSIALAGVAAAGVRESLWVAGGITVLEVGGLLAVVIAVGLAEPSLPIAATSTSAVSVAAASTSAIPIAGIVNGATLAFYAFLGFEDMVNVAEEVKEVRRTLPRAILWTLVLTAALYMAVAFAAVAAVPTADLAASKAPLALVYERAVGREPVELVTIGALAMINGALIQIVMASRVLYGLADRGLLPSVFGRISARTGTPWIATCAVAATVWLLAVAFPLAGLARVTALLALGVFGVVHASLFVLHRRQPANGEIFHCPRWVPVAGGSCSLGLIALEIVRRLE; encoded by the coding sequence GTGGGTGCTTCGACTGAGGGCCGCCTGAGCCGTCGCCCGGGTCTCCGCCGGCGCGTTTCCTTCCCCCTGCTGGTGCTCTACGGCATGGGCACCACCGTGGGCGCGGGGGTGTATGCGCTCATTGGAGAAGTGGCCGGGTTGGCGGGGCGATGGGCGCCGGCCGCATTCGGGCTCGCGTCTCTGGTGGCTTGCGCGACGGCCCTGGCATTCGCTGAGCTCTCCTCACGTCACCCCAAGGCGGCCGGAGAGGCGGAGTATGTTCGCCAGGCCTTCGCGTGGCCCGCGCTCGCACGGGTCGTGGGCCTGGCCGTCATCCTGGCGGGCATCGTCTCTGCCGCCGCGGTGACGAACGGATTCGCGGGCTACCTGGGTGCGCTCATCCCGACGCCTCCGTTGCTGGCGATCACCTTTCTCAGTATCGCGCTCGCTGGCGTTGCCGCGGCCGGAGTGCGCGAATCGCTGTGGGTGGCCGGCGGCATTACCGTGCTCGAGGTGGGGGGCTTGCTGGCCGTCGTGATCGCCGTCGGTCTGGCTGAACCGTCGTTGCCCATCGCGGCGACGAGCACGTCAGCGGTTTCGGTCGCGGCTGCAAGCACCTCCGCGATTCCGATCGCCGGAATCGTCAACGGTGCGACGCTGGCGTTCTATGCGTTCCTCGGCTTCGAGGACATGGTGAACGTCGCCGAAGAAGTGAAGGAGGTCCGGCGTACGTTGCCGCGGGCGATCTTGTGGACCCTGGTCCTCACGGCTGCGCTCTACATGGCGGTTGCTTTCGCTGCCGTGGCGGCCGTTCCTACCGCCGATCTCGCGGCTTCCAAGGCGCCCCTCGCGTTGGTGTACGAGCGGGCGGTGGGCAGGGAGCCCGTCGAACTCGTGACGATCGGTGCGTTGGCCATGATCAACGGCGCTTTGATCCAGATCGTCATGGCCAGCAGGGTTCTCTACGGGCTGGCGGATCGCGGGTTGCTTCCCTCCGTGTTCGGTCGGATTTCCGCCCGGACCGGGACGCCCTGGATCGCAACCTGTGCCGTCGCAGCAACGGTCTGGCTGCTCGCGGTGGCGTTTCCCCTGGCTGGCCTTGCCCGCGTCACCGCGCTGCTGGCTCTCGGCGTGTTCGGCGTCGTGCATGCATCCCTCTTCGTGTTGCATCGCCGCCAACCGGCGAACGGCGAGATCTTTCACTGTCCCCGCTGGGTGCCCGTGGCGGGCGGCTCATGCAGCCTCGGCCTGATCGCCCTCGAGATCGTCCGAAGGCTCGAATGA
- a CDS encoding universal stress protein encodes MKRPQKLLVATDFSDPGRSAEDAAIVLASRFGAELHWLHALEVPLPIFEPYAVAVPEATIGAARTSAKEKLDQAAARAQEAGVDGTTYLGEVPAAYAIADRAKEIGADLVIVGTHGHTGIKRVVLGSVAEHAVKLAPCSVLTVKDGALAEPAKCIVVGVDFSEGAAEALETAVDLAQEFGAVLHLVHALDLRIPFVTPYEVSVPDNVIERAHSEAVSKLEEMAQKITGVDVVKHEVRSAPPSFALIDAAADHEADLVVTGSRGLTGLKHMVLGSVAERTLRSAACSVWTVRPDAS; translated from the coding sequence ATGAAACGGCCCCAGAAGCTTCTCGTCGCGACCGATTTCTCCGACCCCGGCCGGTCTGCCGAGGACGCTGCGATCGTGTTGGCTTCGCGGTTCGGGGCCGAGCTCCATTGGCTGCACGCCCTCGAAGTGCCTCTGCCGATCTTCGAGCCCTATGCGGTGGCGGTTCCCGAAGCGACGATTGGTGCCGCTCGAACCTCCGCCAAGGAGAAGCTGGATCAGGCTGCCGCGCGCGCACAAGAGGCGGGTGTGGATGGCACGACCTATCTGGGCGAGGTGCCGGCTGCCTACGCGATCGCCGATCGGGCCAAGGAGATCGGGGCCGATCTCGTCATCGTCGGGACCCACGGCCATACAGGCATCAAGCGAGTCGTGCTCGGGAGCGTGGCCGAGCATGCCGTCAAGCTCGCGCCTTGCTCGGTGCTCACGGTGAAGGACGGAGCGCTCGCCGAACCCGCCAAATGCATTGTCGTCGGGGTGGATTTTTCCGAGGGTGCAGCGGAGGCTCTCGAGACGGCCGTCGATCTGGCCCAGGAGTTCGGTGCGGTACTTCATCTCGTGCACGCCCTCGATCTCCGCATTCCGTTCGTCACGCCCTACGAGGTGTCGGTGCCGGACAACGTGATCGAGCGCGCTCATAGCGAAGCGGTGTCCAAGCTCGAGGAGATGGCCCAGAAGATCACCGGTGTCGACGTGGTCAAGCACGAGGTACGCAGCGCTCCGCCCTCCTTTGCACTGATCGACGCGGCCGCGGATCATGAAGCCGATCTGGTCGTCACAGGATCTCGGGGCCTGACAGGGTTGAAGCACATGGTGCTCGGCAGCGTGGCCGAACGCACGCTGCGCAGCGCCGCCTGCTCGGTGTGGACGGTTCGACCGGACGCCAGCTGA
- a CDS encoding sigma-54-dependent Fis family transcriptional regulator: MAKRPFQILVVDDDRAMREMLVSLFKDQGYWVQQAETADDALRQAAEFDYDVVLSDIRMPGRSGIELVGELRKLRPETPVVLMTAFGTIDSAIESMRAGAFDYITKPFEPDAVAFAVERALERRMLEEENRRLRRAVDRTSSMGDLIGGSPAMREIFALIRKIGHTRSSVMITGESGTGKEVVARTIHFSGSRAEKPFIPINCTAIPEGLLESELFGHVRGAFTGAHASKRGLFEQAEGGTLLLDEIGDMGAGLQGKLLRVLQDREVRPVGGNQSVKVDVRIIAATHKDLESEMRAGRFREDLFYRLNVIPINIPPLRERPEDIPSLVEGFTERHSEGSHRSFTEAAMERLKAEPWRGNARELENTIERALALTEADPVDADDLALPSTAGTTPDGGGDGFLQRAAQRGVPLAEVQDRYIDAVLAHTNENKVRAARILGIDRKTLYRRAERRQRAVAAAPSGQGDPE, translated from the coding sequence ATGGCAAAACGACCTTTTCAGATTCTCGTGGTTGATGACGACCGCGCGATGCGCGAAATGCTGGTTTCGCTCTTCAAGGACCAGGGCTACTGGGTCCAGCAGGCCGAGACCGCAGACGATGCCCTCCGGCAGGCTGCAGAGTTCGACTACGATGTCGTGCTCTCGGATATTCGCATGCCAGGGCGGTCGGGCATCGAGCTCGTGGGCGAGTTGCGCAAGCTTCGGCCCGAGACTCCTGTGGTGCTTATGACTGCCTTCGGGACCATCGATTCGGCCATCGAGTCCATGCGCGCCGGGGCGTTCGACTACATCACCAAGCCTTTCGAGCCCGATGCGGTGGCCTTCGCGGTGGAGCGCGCGCTCGAGCGCCGCATGCTGGAGGAAGAAAACCGCCGCCTGCGCCGCGCCGTGGATCGCACGAGCTCGATGGGTGATCTGATCGGCGGCAGCCCCGCGATGCGCGAGATCTTCGCGTTGATCCGCAAGATCGGACACACCCGCAGCAGCGTGATGATCACCGGCGAGAGCGGCACCGGGAAGGAAGTGGTGGCGCGCACGATTCACTTCTCCGGCTCGCGTGCGGAGAAACCCTTCATTCCGATCAACTGCACGGCCATTCCGGAAGGCCTGCTCGAGAGCGAGCTCTTTGGCCACGTGCGGGGCGCGTTTACGGGTGCCCATGCCAGCAAGCGAGGCCTGTTCGAGCAGGCCGAGGGCGGAACGCTGCTGCTCGACGAGATCGGAGACATGGGCGCCGGCCTGCAAGGCAAACTGTTGCGTGTCCTGCAGGATCGCGAAGTGAGGCCCGTCGGCGGCAATCAGTCCGTGAAGGTCGACGTGCGAATCATCGCTGCGACCCACAAGGATCTCGAGTCCGAGATGCGGGCAGGCCGTTTCCGTGAGGATCTCTTCTATCGGCTGAACGTGATTCCGATCAACATTCCCCCCTTGCGCGAGCGGCCCGAGGACATTCCGTCACTCGTCGAGGGCTTCACCGAGCGACACTCGGAAGGTTCGCATCGAAGTTTCACCGAAGCGGCGATGGAGCGGCTGAAGGCCGAACCCTGGCGCGGGAATGCGCGGGAGCTCGAGAACACGATCGAGCGGGCTCTGGCGCTTACCGAGGCCGATCCGGTCGACGCGGACGACCTGGCGCTGCCCTCGACCGCAGGCACGACCCCCGACGGAGGCGGCGATGGATTCCTGCAGCGCGCTGCGCAACGGGGGGTGCCGTTGGCCGAGGTCCAGGACCGCTATATTGATGCGGTGCTGGCTCACACGAACGAGAACAAGGTGCGGGCGGCACGAATCCTCGGCATCGACCGCAAGACGCTCTACAGGCGCGCAGAGCGCCGGCAGCGGGCGGTAGCGGCTGCACCCTCCGGACAAGGAGACCCTGAATGA